A genomic segment from Neodiprion lecontei isolate iyNeoLeco1 chromosome 1, iyNeoLeco1.1, whole genome shotgun sequence encodes:
- the LOC107225707 gene encoding retinal-specific phospholipid-transporting ATPase ABCA4 has product MGISLLNNFCTRLKHSGFLIYKNIIVRKRHLIGTLIEILLPACIVATILAVRSNLDVEPIHVRNSTYYEMRTSSEVVRDTSRSRVRLYYKPQTELTKNLMRNVTECMGILPSQLSGFNSEEVMLHHYETQQATDSLVKVLAIDFDDMDDFSDPKKLIYTIRSSQKIPDKLLDVDIEGISTASDHLLDEIPVVGFQICLDNAFIESKARDGAIKPMVSLQKMPFPPYDKVNANELQIQNVICTIGGLIFLATIYLIPTYISAEKSTGVNTLLKINGIKSYQNFLSWIACGMVFSIIIVSSITTIVKLNFRSDQKPFYYHTDCCIIWLTLFINLTAIYAFCLHLATYFSKTWLAQLVATTVSLIINITATQFENYDKSTFLPWIGFLCPTTATMRIFDELNRRENQRVGAQWSNVLETTHPALNYWGSLGFIMLSNFMGIVFHFILAVYLDAVLPSKYGINETPLFFIKYFKKNKVCSSSESTRMLNPVLEPEIYEHVADNSLYPGVKLTQLVKRFIRGIIKRNTIKAVQGLSLEFYKGQITALLGHNGAGKSTTFAVLTGLTSPSSGSVEINGKDITADIDGIRSDLGVCLQENTMFPDLTVVEQLRIVGLLKQKDRTRKELMAEIDELLKKMDMEEKRDVMPDELSGGQKRRLCLAMALIGNASTIFLDEPTSGMDPETQRGTWDTILKYRDQKTIIITTHSMEEADVLGDRIAIMDSGKLKCYGSPMYLKKCYGHNHHEITLSTTSNYDIDKIRELVGSDASINVTQHGRIVINLPFTSSLPEILDSMENQKAKLGITGLSVSIITLEQVFLRAADNEEIANKSEDNVDGKVAQDLRGYEYLTGWDLTWQMIYALLAKKMTYFKANKGVSLALVCGTLIAILLPLVFNPADYGKKQNLRIELRTYKSPEVMIHSGDETLGNMYKKIIENQGAKIDVTEAGVSLSKGLLSRALKDMTYYKTRMIVSAEFNSSVSVNGLYSGGATLSAPIVLNTMSNLLLKIVAGDQYSIDASIGQLPRSLVQDAQKRMENKVEMLMRNILFMAIFVHVVALFVIHPLLENSTRFKQLQQMAGVSPFTYWGTMFLVDYGFYILVSLFAVFGIVCRDFFDHLSAVFFSECGGVLLLLFLLFGINALLLAYIHSFMKKRFHVVYSILSGIPLLIVFIIVPLHEVLSYMDNVKWANVIQRRIFSLAPVISFVFGCMKWEEIAFKNARCRAMPKLSTAIACDTNDYCCALKCSDGYCENPLPFLGDFSEQGGIKEYIVYLLFTPIILVGILYLLEQQTFAKLRSKFQVTNHHSKRYSDETIDRKVEEEKRIVCQEINNINRGSSEFNSEIKNVFLASGLSKHYGKVEAVKEVSFRVLRNECFGLLGVNGAGKSSTFRMLVGEEIPNSGILYRGRYSSNSDRTKYLAGMGYCPQTDALIPCLNAVEQLTLFARLRGIPKHEVASEVYSWINKLQLTKHATKPSGDYSGGNKRRLNIAIALIANPELVLLDEPTTGVDPAAKRLVWTVLQNCQASGQAIILTSHSMAECEVLCNRLVIMAKGQLVCVGASQELKERFVAGFNITIKLDPRRTEHNCTRIKKKIETNFICRLIDEHPGYLFYHVTDPQATWVKMFGTMNDIQSVHQCVEDFTVSTSTLEQLFMQFARPTDSTTQYHIQSETAAEESCV; this is encoded by the exons atgggTATTTCACTGCTAAACAATTTTTGCACAAGACTGAAACATTCGGGATTTCTCATATACAAAAATATCATAGTTCGCAAACGGCACTTAATTGGAACTCTTATTGAGATTTTATTACCGGCATGCATTGTTGCGACAATCCTTGCAGTCAGATCTAACTTAGATGTCGAACCTATACATGTTCGTAACAGCACATACTATGAAATGCGAACAAGTAGTGAGGTGGTACGGGATACCTCACGATCTCGTGTCCGTCTGTATTACAAACCACAAACTGAGCTGACGAAAAATCTCATGAGAAATGTGACAGAATGTATGGGCATATTACCAAGTC aACTCTCTGGCTTCAATTCGGAAGAAGTCATGCTGCACCATTATGAGACACAGCAAGCAACGGATTCATTAGTTAAAGTCCTTGCAATTGATTTTGATGATATGGATGACTTCTCTGATCCAAAAAAACTGATCTACACTATTCGATCATCACAGAAAATTCCAGATAAATTACTTGATGTTGATATCGAAGGCATAAGTACAGCATCGGATCACTTACTTGACGAGATTCCCGTTGTTGGTTTCCAGATTTGTTTGGACAATGCATTTATTGAAAGTAAAGCTCGCGATGGTGCAATTAAACCAATG GTTTCACTCCAAAAAATGCCATTTCCACCATATGATAAAGTTAATGCCAATGAACTTCAAATACAGAATGTGATTTGTACAATTGGTGGACTTATTTTCCTTGCAACAATCTACCTGATACCAACATATATcagtgcagaaaaatccactggtgtaaat aCTCTACTGAaaataaatggaataaaatcatatcaaaattttctaagCTGGATAGCATGTGGCATGGTTTTTAGCATCATCATTGTTTCTTCAATTACCACaattgtgaaattgaattttcgatcTGACCAAAAACCGTTTTACTATCACACTGACTGCTGCATAATTTGGCTAACGCTTTTCATCAACCTTACTGCAATTTATGCCTTCTGTCTCCACCTGGCTACGTACTTCTCAAAAA CATGGCTTGCACAACTAGTGGCAACAACGGTGTCTCTAATTATAAACATAACTGCAACCCAGTTTGAAAACTATGATAAATCTACTTTTTTACCATGGATTGGATTTCTTTGCCCAACTACGGCTACTATGAGGATATTTGATGAGCTTAATAGGCGTGAAAATCAAC GTGTTGGAGCACAATGGAGTAACGTTCTTGAGACAACGCATCCAGCATTGAATTATTGGGGTAGTCTTGGCTTCATAATGTTATCGAACTTTATGGGAATAGTTTTCCATTTCATCCTCGCTGTATATCTGGATGCTGTACTACCGAGCAAATATGGTATCAATGAGACTCCGTTATTCTTCATCAAG tattTTAAGAAGAACAAGGTGTGCAGCTCTTCTGAAAGTACACGTATGCTTAATCCAGTTCTAGAACCAGAAATATATGAACATGTTGCTGATAATAGCTTGTATCCTGGGGTAAAACTGACACAGTTGGTGAAACGATTTATACGTGGAATTATCAAACGAAAT ACAATCAAAGCAGTTCAAGGACTCAGTTTGGAATTTTACAAGGGGCAGATCACTGCTTTGCTGGGTCACAATGGTGCTGGAAAAAGTACAACATTTGCAGTCTTGACTG GTTTGACATCACCCTCATCGGGAAGTGTGGAAATTAATGGCAAAGATATAACTGCGGATATTGATGGGATCAGAAGTGATTTGGGCGTATGTCTTCAAGAAAATACCATGTTCCCAGATTTAACTGTAGTCGAACAGCTCCGAATAGTTGGTTTG CTGAAGCAAAAAGACCGAACCAGAAAAGAGTTGATGGCAGAAATCGacgaattattgaaaaagatGGATATGGAAGAGAAACGAGATGTTATGCCAGACGAACTCTCCGGTGGTCAGAAAAGACGACTATGCCTAGCTATGGCACTTATTGGCAATGCTTCT ACTATATTCTTAGATGAACCAACATCGGGTATGGATCCAGAAACACAGAGAGGGACATGGGACACTATATtg AAATACCGTGATCAAAAAACGATTATAATTACGACACACAGTATGGAGGAAGCTGACGTTCTGGGTGATCGAATTGCAATCATGGATTCAGGAAAACTGAAGTGTTATGGTTCACCGATGTACCTTAAAAAATGCTATG GGCACAATCATCATGAAATAACGCTGTCAACAACATCAAATTACGACATAGACAAAATTCGAGAGCTGGTTGGTAGCGATGCATCGATAAATGTGACTCAGCACGGCAGAATTGTTATAAACCTTCCATTTACCAGCTCTTTACCGGAAATTTTGGACAGTATGGAAAATCAAAAAGCAAAGTTGGGAATTACTGGTCTCAGTGTGTCAATAATAACTTTGGAGCAAGTTTTCTTaag GGCTGCCGATAATGAAGAAATAGCAAATAAGTCGGAAGATAATGTTGATGGGAAAGTAGCACAAGATTTAAGAGGGTACGAATATTTGACAGGTTGGGACCTTACTTGGCAAATGATTTACGCGTTGTTAGCAAAGAAAATGACCTATTTCAAAGCTAACAAGGGTGTGAGTCTAGCACTc GTGTGTGGAACTCTGATAGCGATATTATTGCCGCTTGTTTTCAACCCAGCTGATTAtgggaaaaaacaaaatttacggATCGAGCTTCGAACATATAAAAGTCCAGAAGTGATGATACACTCCGGAGATGAAACTTTAGGGAATATGTATAAGAAGATAATTGAAAACCAGGGTGCTAAAATCGATGTCACTGAAGCTGGAGTCTCTCTGAGCAaag GGTTACTATCCAGAGCTCTAAAAGATATGACATACTATAAAACTCGAATGATTGTCTCAGCTGAATTTAACTCAAGTGTGTCAGTAAATGGTTTATATTCTGGCGGAGCGACATTAAGTGCTCCAATAGTCTTGAATACCATGTCAAATTTACTGTTGAAGATAGTGGCGGGCGATCAATATTCAATCGATGCAAGTATCGGCCAATTGCCTCGATCGTTAGTGCAAGATGCACAGAAGAGAATGGAGAATAAAGTTGAAATGCTAATGAGAAACATTTTATTCATGGCAATATTTGTTCACGTTGTTGCTTTGTTCGTCATACATCCGCTACTTGAGAATAGCACAAGATTTAAACAGTTACAGCAGATGGCTGGTGTTTCGCCTTTTACATACTGGGGAACAATGTTTCTGGTTGATTATGGATTTTATATATTAGTGTCATTATTCGCCGTTTTTGGTATTGTTTGTAGGGATTTTTTCGATCACTTGTCAGCTGTATTTTTCTCAGAATGTG GAGGGGTTTTACTTCTGTTATTTCTGCTTTTTGGTATCAATGCTTTACTCTTGGCTTACATACATAGTTTCATGAAGAAACGATTCCATGTTGTGTATTCAATTTTGAGTGGAATACCATTATTAATAG TATTTATCATTGTTCCACTACATGAAGTGTTATCCTACATGGATAATGTTAAATGGGCAAATGTAATTCAGCGCAGAATATTTTCTTTGGCACCTGTCATCAGTTTTGTTTTTGGATGTATGAAGTGGGAAGAAATAGCATTCAAAAATGCAAGGTGCCGAGCAATGCCTAAACTTTCAACTGCCATTGCTTGTGATACTAATGACTACTGTTGTG CACTGAAGTGTTCTGATGGATATTGCGAAAATCCGTTACCATTTTTGGGTGATTTTAGTGAACAAGGCGGAATCAAAGAGTATattgtgtatttattattcaccCCGATTATTCTGGTGGGCATCCTTTATTTACTAGAGCAGCAGACGTTTGCAAAATTGCGATCAAAATTCCAAGTAACGAACCACCACTCAAAGCGTTATTCTGATGAAACAATAGACAGGAAagtcgaagaagaaaaaagaatcgtatgccaagaaattaataacattaaCAGAG ggTCATCTGAATTTAATTCTGAGATCAAGAATGTCTTTCTGGCATCTGGACTGAGCAAACATTACGGAAAAGTGGAAGCTGTCAAAGAAGTTAGTTTCAGAGTATTGAGGAACGAGTGTTTCGGATTGTTAGGTGTGAATGGTGCTGGGAAAAGTTCTACTTTCCGAATGTTAGTTGGTGAAGAAATTCCGAATAGTGGTATTCTTTACCGTGGTCGCTACAGCAGTAATTCTGATCGAACCAAG taTTTGGCTGGAATGGGCTATTGTCCTCAAACTGATGCCTTGATTCCATGTCTTAATGCAGTGGAACAGTTGACCCTTTTTGCCCGTCTGAGAGGCATCCCAAAACATGAGGTGGCGTCAGAGGTTTACTCGTGGATTAACAAGCTGC AATTGACCAAACATGCAACAAAACCAAGTGGGGATTATAGTGGTGGAAATAAACGGCGCTTAAATATTGCAATTGCACTAATTGCAAATCCTGAACTGGTTTTGTTGGATGAGCCAACGACTGGTGTCGATCCAGCCGCCAAAAGATTAGTATGGACTGTTCTTCAAAATTGCCAAGCATCTGGCCAAGCCATCATACTTACGTCCCACAG TATGGCGGAATGCGAAGTTCTGTGTAATCGTTTAGTGATAATGGCGAAAGGTCAACTAGTATGTGTCGGAGCTAGTCAGGAGTTGAAAGAACGTTTTGTAGCAGGCTTCAATATCACAATCAAACTGGATCCGCGACGAACCGAACACAATTGCACgagaattaagaaaaaaatagaaacgaaTTTCATCTGTCGATTAATAGATGAGCACCCT GGATACTTATTCTACCATGTGACTGACCCGCAAGCGACTTGGGTGAAGATGTTTGGGACAATGAACGATATCCAATCGGTACACCAATGTGTCGAAGATTTCACTGTATCTACGTCTACGTTGGAACAACTGTTTATGCAGTTTGCCAGGCCTACAGACTCTACGACGCAATATCACATACAATCGGAAACTGCAGCCGAAGAAAGTTGTGTCTAA